A stretch of Besnoitia besnoiti strain Bb-Ger1 chromosome Unknown contig00015, whole genome shotgun sequence DNA encodes these proteins:
- a CDS encoding uncharacterized protein (encoded by transcript BESB_027420), translating to MAATPPSRYNRLTIEIEHCVDCEDHLHCTHHDSRKYEEYARHVQETIAEVVDEHFVFLVNPPPDVGRRGEYRFLEDQFCSHFYVVRDAAGLVLRRFRYPQLGAFEVYLHNPFTNQKLALSPDAPASPVSDSSPAAGPEEHITVSLAEQGSQGSDKRKKKKKDDKRDEHAPSSPRATDGPEGDGENGGKATAGEGAERRESGGKKKKKKDDRAGLSEAGSGLSTPREGGDDEGTKKQKKAKKSQEAGDGESSEPPTPRAKDDGKKKKNRAKTSDAASSREPASTDGSGGEESGKEKQKSPEAGSEAGDPAAPAEGQPGNGRKKSKKKKDKGGGDASEAGSVASSRDEKKKKKKKADKGESSAEALPDSDSGEKKKQKKKAEGEGEDSPRGNGGEEEKKKKKKKSRDCDPGEKKSKKKSESRE from the exons ATGGCCGCAACACCCCCTTCTCGATACAACAGACTGACAATCGAAATCGAACACTG CGTCGACTGCGAAGATCACCTTCACTGCACGCATCACGACAGCCGCAAATACGAAGAGTACGCAAGGCACG TCCAAGAAACCATAGCGGAGGTGGTAGACGAGCATTTTGTGTTTCTG GTCAATCCTCCGCCAGACgtcgggcgacgcggcgaataCCGATTCCTCGAAGATCAGTTCTGCAGCCACTTCT ACGTGGTCAGGGATGCCGCCGGCCTagtgctgcggcgcttccggTATCCGCAACTTGGGGCCTTCGAGGTGTATCTTCACAACCCGTTCACGAATCAGAAGCTG GCCCTCTCTCCGGACGCGCCAGCCTCGCCCGTCAGCGAcagctcgccggcggctgggCCGGAGGAGCACATCACGGTGTCGCTTGCAGAGCAGGGATCGCAGGGCTCAGAcaaaagaaagaagaagaagaaggacgacaagagagacgagcacgcgccgtcgtcgccgcgcgcgaccgaCGGCCctgaaggcgacggcgaaaacggcggaaaggcgacggctggcgaaggcgccgagcgccgagagagtggcgggaagaaaaagaagaaaaaggacgATCGAGCTGGACTGTCggaggcgggcagcgggCTCAGCACTCccagagaaggaggcgacgacgaggggaCGAAGAAACAGAAGAAAGCAAAGAAGAGTCAAGAAgccggcgacggagaaagcagcgaacctccgacgccgcgagcgaaggacgacggaaagaagaagaagaacagggcgaagacgagcgacgccgcctcgtcccgcGAGCCTGCGTCGACTGACGGTAGCGGGGGGGAGGAAAGCGGCAAGGAGAAACAAAAAAGCCCAGAGGCAgggagcgaggcaggcgatCCGGCGGCTCCCGCAGAAGGCCAGCCGGGTAACGGCAGAAAGAAAAGTAAAAAAAAGAAGGACAAGGGAGGGGGAGACGCATCCGAGGCAGGCTCGGTcgcgagcagcagagacgagaagaagaaaaagaagaaaaaagcagaTAAAGGCGAGagctccgcggaggcgctgcccgACTCTGACagcggagaaaagaaaaagcagaaaaagaaggcagagggcgagggagaagacagcCCCAGAGGCaacggaggcgaggaagagaagaagaaaaagaagaagaaaagcagagactgcgaccctggcgagaagaagagcaaaaAGAAAAGCGAATCGCGCGAGTAA